The following are encoded together in the Proteiniphilum saccharofermentans genome:
- a CDS encoding bifunctional alpha,alpha-trehalose-phosphate synthase (UDP-forming)/trehalose-phosphatase: MKIIIIANRLPVKIEREEEGFCIVRSEGGLATGLGSLETDSDIYWVGWPGIHSEDENEKQEISERLHEMNFHPVFLSADQIENYYEGYSNSTIWPLCHYFFSYIEYKTEYWEAYQEVNRLFCKETIPFIEKDDMIWVQDYQLMLLPKMIRTEKPDANIGYFHHIPFPSYELFRVLPQRKVILEGLLGADLIGFHTHDYMRHFISAIYRVLDLNCSLDEINLQDRIVHVDAFPMGINYEQYHHAPALPAVREKSEILRQELGDTTVILSVDRLDYSKGILHRLQGFKQFLEHNPEYHEKVSLAMIVVPSRDNVDIYADLKTKIDQTIGEINGLYSRLEWTPIHYFYRGFSFEELIAMYDVSGIALVTPLRDGMNLVAKEYLATKNSHSGVLILSEMAGAAIELQDAITINPNDSDEIESAILEALRMPEQEKKARLQNMQKRISKQSVKKWANDFVKELQSIKTQNKEILQKIVGKRQLNQIKKAYDDASSRLILLDYDGTLAPFVKKPEDAIPSTKLLALLQEMTADKKNKVVINSGRNRQVLDQWFQGVNLDFAAEHGMFYKEEGKWHKNMQEEIEWDGEIIDIIQHTIDKTPRSHLEKKDTSLVWHYRKVDVWLAELRAQQLINALIGPCSRLNLQIVPGNKIVEVKPPDFTKGSEVLRRLEHGEYDFVLAMGDDTTDEDMFRVLPPGGISIKVGNFSPAAKYRLPLQSSVIPFLSNLIK, from the coding sequence ATGAAGATAATAATTATAGCCAACAGGTTACCTGTTAAAATTGAGAGAGAAGAAGAGGGTTTTTGTATCGTCAGGAGTGAGGGAGGCCTCGCTACGGGTCTCGGATCATTAGAGACTGATTCCGACATATATTGGGTTGGATGGCCCGGCATTCACTCTGAGGATGAAAACGAGAAGCAGGAGATCTCGGAAAGACTGCATGAAATGAATTTCCATCCGGTTTTCCTCTCTGCCGATCAGATTGAAAACTATTACGAAGGGTATAGCAACAGTACGATCTGGCCTCTTTGTCATTACTTTTTCTCTTATATAGAATACAAGACAGAGTATTGGGAAGCATACCAGGAGGTAAACCGACTGTTCTGCAAAGAAACTATCCCTTTTATTGAAAAAGATGACATGATATGGGTGCAGGATTATCAGCTGATGCTATTGCCTAAAATGATCCGTACCGAAAAGCCGGATGCAAATATCGGCTATTTTCACCATATTCCTTTTCCATCCTACGAACTCTTCAGAGTACTCCCACAAAGGAAAGTGATACTGGAGGGTCTGCTTGGCGCCGATCTGATCGGTTTTCACACGCATGACTATATGCGGCATTTCATCAGTGCCATTTATCGTGTACTCGACCTGAACTGTAGTCTCGATGAGATCAACCTGCAAGACCGTATAGTACATGTGGATGCTTTCCCGATGGGTATCAATTATGAACAATACCATCACGCACCGGCCCTGCCGGCAGTGAGGGAAAAGTCGGAAATACTTCGCCAGGAGCTGGGCGACACCACTGTGATACTTTCGGTGGACCGTCTCGACTACAGTAAGGGTATCCTGCATCGTCTACAGGGATTCAAGCAATTCCTGGAACATAATCCGGAATATCACGAAAAAGTATCGCTGGCGATGATAGTGGTTCCATCCCGAGATAATGTGGATATCTATGCCGACCTGAAGACCAAGATCGACCAGACTATTGGCGAGATCAACGGTTTATATTCCAGATTGGAATGGACACCGATCCATTATTTCTACCGCGGCTTCTCCTTCGAGGAGTTGATCGCCATGTATGACGTCTCCGGAATTGCCTTGGTAACTCCTCTGCGCGACGGAATGAATTTGGTGGCCAAGGAATATCTGGCTACCAAGAACAGCCATAGCGGTGTACTTATCCTCAGCGAAATGGCCGGGGCTGCCATTGAATTGCAAGATGCCATCACCATCAACCCTAATGATAGCGACGAGATCGAGAGTGCGATTCTGGAGGCATTGCGGATGCCTGAACAGGAGAAGAAGGCGAGGCTGCAGAATATGCAGAAACGGATATCGAAGCAATCAGTCAAGAAATGGGCGAACGATTTTGTAAAAGAACTACAGTCCATAAAAACCCAAAATAAAGAAATACTGCAAAAGATTGTAGGAAAGCGGCAGCTCAATCAGATTAAGAAGGCCTATGATGATGCCTCCTCACGCTTGATCTTGCTGGATTACGATGGCACACTCGCCCCGTTCGTCAAAAAACCGGAAGATGCCATACCTTCAACCAAATTGTTAGCGCTTCTACAAGAGATGACTGCCGACAAGAAAAACAAGGTGGTGATCAACAGTGGCAGGAACCGCCAGGTGCTCGATCAATGGTTTCAGGGAGTTAACCTCGATTTTGCCGCTGAACATGGTATGTTTTACAAGGAAGAGGGGAAGTGGCATAAGAATATGCAGGAGGAAATAGAATGGGACGGCGAAATTATTGATATCATCCAGCATACGATCGACAAAACACCCCGCTCTCATCTGGAGAAAAAAGATACTTCACTGGTGTGGCACTATCGCAAGGTGGATGTTTGGCTTGCCGAACTGAGGGCACAGCAGCTGATCAACGCCTTGATCGGTCCCTGCTCCAGGTTGAACCTGCAGATTGTTCCCGGAAATAAGATCGTAGAGGTCAAACCACCCGATTTCACCAAGGGAAGTGAAGTGTTGCGCAGGCTTGAACACGGAGAGTATGATTTTGTCCTGGCTATGGGCGATGACACTACTGATGAAGATATGTTCAGGGTACTTCCTCCGGGTGGTATCAGCATCAAGGTAGGTAATTTCTCTCCTGCAGCGAAATATCGTCTCCCTTTACAGTCATCTGTAATTCCATTTTTATCCAACTTAATTAAATAA
- a CDS encoding mechanosensitive ion channel family protein: protein MDFIDHLIPNSSLRYPFIALLFIALFIILVLVFNFIIRKWRIRTQKSKSHIDDFIVRLFRVPGIWIIFAILLNIFSTLLQEDARTFEVLQKISRILLILTLGWIIVQIIRGTFHYWQNKLDINNPNNLEARKRLTQMSMIERITIILTAFIFFSIALMTIDSVRQLGVSLLASAGVAGIIIGFAAQRSFGQIFSGIQIAFTQPVRLDDVVVIEGEWGRIEEINITYAVVKIWDERRLIIPIDYFLNNPIQNWTRTTSDILGTVFLYVSYDLPLEPLREELARIVEDDPNWDGRVHNIQVTESKQWYKEIRVLVSSNNSSSNWDLRVAVREKLIDFINRYYPGSFAKINSAATGEKGTPAVTDE from the coding sequence ATGGATTTTATTGACCATCTTATCCCCAACAGTTCACTACGATACCCATTTATTGCATTGCTATTTATTGCATTATTCATCATACTGGTCCTTGTTTTTAATTTTATCATCAGGAAATGGAGGATTCGGACACAAAAAAGTAAAAGCCACATTGATGATTTTATTGTCCGCCTTTTCAGAGTTCCCGGGATATGGATCATTTTCGCTATATTATTAAATATATTCAGTACGCTGTTACAGGAAGATGCACGCACTTTTGAAGTCTTACAGAAAATAAGCCGGATATTGCTGATTCTCACACTCGGATGGATAATTGTACAGATTATCAGGGGTACCTTTCATTATTGGCAGAACAAGCTCGACATCAATAATCCCAATAATCTTGAAGCTAGGAAGAGGCTTACACAGATGAGTATGATCGAGAGGATCACGATCATACTCACAGCCTTTATCTTCTTTTCGATAGCACTGATGACCATCGATTCAGTCAGGCAACTGGGTGTCAGCCTGCTGGCTTCGGCAGGAGTGGCGGGGATCATTATAGGATTCGCAGCCCAACGTAGTTTCGGACAGATATTCTCCGGTATCCAGATTGCTTTTACACAGCCGGTCAGACTGGATGATGTAGTAGTCATCGAGGGAGAATGGGGGCGTATTGAAGAAATCAATATCACATACGCCGTGGTAAAGATCTGGGATGAGCGACGGTTAATCATACCTATCGATTATTTCTTGAACAACCCCATACAAAATTGGACAAGAACCACTTCCGATATATTGGGAACAGTATTCCTGTATGTCTCTTACGACCTGCCTCTGGAACCATTGCGTGAAGAACTGGCACGCATAGTGGAAGATGACCCCAATTGGGATGGACGTGTCCATAACATCCAAGTCACCGAAAGCAAGCAGTGGTACAAAGAGATAAGGGTATTGGTCAGCAGTAACAACTCATCCAGCAATTGGGATCTCCGGGTAGCTGTCCGCGAAAAACTGATCGATTTTATCAATCGGTACTATCCCGGTTCATTTGCAAAGATCAACTCTGCCGCTACGGGAGAAAAAGGGACTCCAGCTGTTACGGACGAATAA
- a CDS encoding glycoside hydrolase family 15 protein, which produces MKNLDYGIIGNCRTAALVSKTGSIDWFCLPDFDSPSVFAKLLDEEKGGSFHFEVSDEYTITQSYHGHTNMLLTRFDSPENGFIVFDYMPRYQTEANRYYMPPEIHRYIRVTRGRPVVRIIYDPKINYAREEVRHEIVGSYIKTHSAEDSEDKIYLYSSFDPEVVISREEIELTGHHFFLLSYNQKLMTVDINRILLEYERTKVYWLNFVNRSRDYLQYNDMIKRSLLVLRLLSYQESGAMLAAVTTSLPESIGENRNWDYRFCWLRDASMSIDTLLFMKQRATAERFIGFVKRILKSSRNETIQIMYGIRGERELTEEELPHLSGYEGSRPVRIGNAAYYQEQNDSIGYLLDVIYKYYLYFPGTLDEVEEIWEIIKNLVRSVLAAWDKPDRSIWEFRTRKMHFVFSKVMSWVAVDRASLIAELLHRDSYAEKWRREADMIKAEVHEKGWNEELQCFTQAYGNTDYDSSLLLMQFYDFIEPDNERYVKTVKAIKKHLYHEGLMYRYKAEDDFGVPTSSFTICTFWLIEALYKIGEIEEAREIFEKMISYSNHLGLYSEDLDFKTKRQLGNFPQAYSHLAFINTAVLFSEEKHLSKFIRP; this is translated from the coding sequence ATGAAAAATTTGGATTACGGAATAATCGGGAATTGCCGCACCGCGGCATTGGTATCGAAAACCGGGAGTATTGACTGGTTCTGTCTCCCTGATTTCGACTCTCCTTCAGTCTTTGCAAAACTATTGGACGAAGAAAAGGGAGGTAGTTTTCATTTTGAGGTGTCGGATGAATATACCATTACCCAGAGTTATCACGGCCATACCAATATGCTATTGACAAGATTTGATTCGCCTGAAAACGGATTTATCGTATTTGATTATATGCCCCGTTATCAGACTGAAGCAAACCGCTATTACATGCCGCCGGAGATTCACCGCTACATACGCGTCACCAGAGGACGTCCTGTGGTCAGGATAATATATGATCCGAAGATCAATTATGCCCGCGAAGAAGTCCGCCATGAAATAGTGGGGAGTTATATCAAAACGCATTCAGCAGAAGATTCAGAAGATAAAATCTATCTCTATAGCAGTTTTGATCCGGAAGTAGTGATCAGCCGTGAGGAGATTGAGCTGACCGGACATCATTTCTTTCTTTTGTCGTATAACCAGAAATTAATGACTGTGGATATCAACCGTATCCTGTTGGAGTATGAACGCACGAAAGTGTATTGGCTCAATTTCGTGAATCGCTCCAGGGATTATCTGCAATACAACGACATGATCAAACGTAGCCTGCTTGTGCTTAGATTGTTGTCATACCAGGAATCGGGAGCCATGTTGGCAGCGGTGACTACCAGCCTGCCCGAAAGCATCGGGGAAAACAGGAACTGGGATTACCGCTTCTGTTGGCTGCGAGATGCTTCTATGTCGATAGATACGCTGCTGTTTATGAAGCAGCGGGCAACGGCAGAGCGTTTTATTGGTTTTGTGAAACGTATCCTGAAATCATCGCGTAACGAGACCATCCAGATCATGTATGGCATCCGTGGTGAACGTGAACTGACGGAAGAGGAACTGCCCCATTTGAGCGGTTACGAGGGATCACGCCCCGTAAGGATCGGGAATGCAGCCTATTACCAGGAACAGAACGACTCTATCGGTTATCTCCTGGATGTCATTTATAAATACTATCTCTATTTTCCGGGAACGCTGGATGAAGTAGAGGAGATATGGGAGATCATCAAGAATCTGGTGCGCTCGGTATTGGCTGCGTGGGACAAACCGGACAGAAGCATCTGGGAATTCCGTACAAGGAAGATGCATTTTGTCTTTTCGAAAGTGATGAGTTGGGTAGCTGTTGACAGGGCATCGCTGATTGCCGAACTGTTGCACAGGGATAGCTATGCCGAGAAATGGCGCCGGGAAGCGGATATGATTAAGGCGGAAGTACATGAAAAGGGATGGAACGAAGAATTGCAATGTTTTACGCAGGCCTATGGTAATACCGATTACGACTCTTCGTTGTTGCTTATGCAGTTCTATGACTTTATCGAACCCGATAACGAACGGTATGTAAAGACTGTGAAAGCCATTAAAAAGCACCTCTATCATGAGGGACTTATGTACCGTTATAAAGCAGAAGATGATTTCGGTGTGCCTACCTCTTCATTCACTATTTGCACTTTTTGGCTGATCGAGGCGCTTTATAAGATCGGAGAAATAGAGGAGGCGCGTGAAATATTTGAGAAGATGATATCCTATTCCAACCATCTGGGACTCTACAGTGAAGATCTCGATTTTAAGACCAAACGTCAGTTAGGCAACTTCCCGCAGGCTTATTCACACCTTGCATTTATTAACACAGCAGTGCTGTTCTCGGAGGAGAAGCACCTTTCCAAATTTATTCGTCCGTAA
- a CDS encoding YciI family protein: MKYLFVAITLLLVSAVFGQSDPQKNSEVALQRDTTISNSNYDKALAVKLGADDYGMKSYFFVILKTGTNTTTDRDFISENFRGHLDNIQRLTQEGKLVVAGPLGQNENSYRGIFILNNIDSAEEARGLLLTDPAIKSGLLNFEIFTWYGSAALPEYLPVSDKIWEVNP, encoded by the coding sequence ATGAAATATTTATTTGTAGCAATAACACTGTTGTTGGTGAGTGCGGTTTTTGGTCAATCCGATCCTCAAAAAAACAGTGAAGTAGCATTGCAAAGAGATACAACAATCTCAAATTCCAATTACGACAAGGCATTGGCCGTGAAGTTGGGTGCAGATGACTACGGGATGAAAAGTTACTTCTTTGTTATCCTGAAGACGGGGACGAATACTACTACAGACAGAGACTTTATTAGCGAAAATTTCAGAGGCCATTTAGATAATATCCAAAGACTGACGCAAGAAGGGAAATTGGTTGTGGCAGGCCCATTAGGGCAGAATGAAAATAGCTACAGGGGAATTTTTATTCTGAACAATATTGATTCAGCGGAGGAAGCGCGAGGGTTATTACTCACTGATCCCGCTATCAAAAGCGGATTGTTGAATTTTGAGATTTTCACTTGGTATGGTTCCGCTGCGTTACCCGAATATTTGCCCGTTTCCGATAAAATATGGGAAGTCAATCCTTGA